GTGATTACACCTGAAGTCGCAAATACGGTTAAGGATGCCTTGGGCGAGGTCGTGACCCGATCGGGAGGAACGGCTCATTCCTTGAACTCACTCCCTGAAGGACTGGCGGCTAAGACAGGGACTGCCGAGCTTAAGGCCAAGAAGGGGGAAAAAGGACAGGAGAACGGTTTTGTTGTGGTGTTTGATACCGAATCACCATCCTTCCTTATAGCCGCAGTCATTGAACAAGTGAACGGAAGAGGCGGCAGTTATTATGTTTTGGATAAATTAAAGCCTTTCCTGGAGAAAAAGGGAGTAACGCAGTAAATTGATTTGCGATTTACGATGTATCTTTAGTATTTGAAGAGCCCATCCACCATTCATGTTACTAAAATGGTGGATGGGCTTTATTTTGCCTTTATGTTATAAGATTTATTTCCGAGCTGTCAGCATAAAACGTGCCGAGTTCGTTCGAATCCCTTTATCGCAGCGATTTTGCTCAACAAACTGTTGGAAATGCTCTAAGTCGGATTCCTTCTCTCCAAAACCGGGAATGATCGGTGCATGGGTCAGTAGGAAAAGCAGATCATCAGGCGTGGCGTAATATTCTGTTGCATTATATTCGTGTGCCTCAATGTCACGAAAACCCGCTTCGCGAAGTTCACGTTTGTATCGTTCCATTAATGTGCCAGGCTGAACGCCCAGCGATTGTCCACGGTCAAAAGCCTTGGAGATATTACATTTATCATGTTCACTGACTTGTTGGGTAAGGAATACACCGCCATCAGCCAATACCCTGAATACTTCTGTAGCGCAGAAGTCGCAGTGTCTGGAGGAAACCACATTAAAGAATTGATCTGGAAATGTCAGTTGCTCTGCATTCATATGCACAAAACGGACATTCGACCTGGAACCAGATGCCTTAAGATTACGCTGGGCAGTCTCAATCATTCCCCGGGAAAGGTCGATTCCAACCAATAACAGTGCGGCATTCGAGATGGAAAGAACAGCTTCTCCACCACCTGTACCAATATCAAGCAATAGATCAGACGGTTCGGTGCAGCGTATAACTTCCTCGTAGAAATTCCATTCGATGCCTTCTGAAGTCACTTTCAGGGAGCTGAAGTCCCAGCCATTCAATTGCCCAATACGTTCGTAAAAAGTAGTATAGTCCATCTTTTTCTTCATTATATGATTCCTCCAATGTGAGTTCTTGATTCTAGACAGATGTTGTACCAAATCGTTACGATTAGATGCCGAACAGGCTCAAAAGGGCAGACGTATCCCATGTTAGCTGGTACGCGTTTTGACCCAGCCCGACGACTAATTACTTCGAACGATTCGGAATAACATCCGTGTCACCTCACAGTTTGGAATATCGTTATTATAATGAATTGACAGCGTATACGCGAGATGTTAATTTGAAGTGAAATCCATTCTATTAGATTGAGGTGATCGATGGTGGCTGTTCGCGCTAAGCAGATTTTTGTTAATTTGCCCGTTAAGGATTTGAAGAGGTCCGTTGATTTTTTTACCAAAGTAGGGTTTGAGTTCAATGTGAATTTTACAGACGAGTCTGCGACTTGCATGATCATTGGAGACAACATCTATGCGATGCTGCTGGTGGAGGATCGTTTTCAATCTTTTATTTCGAAAAAAATATCCAACGCGGCGGACACGGCGGAAGTCATCGTAGCCTTGTCGGTGGAGAGTCGTGAACAAGTCGATCTGATTGTACAAGCTGCCCTGGATGCTGGCGGCAAGCCGTATAATGATCCTCAAGATCATGGGTTTATGTATGGGTGGAGTTTTCAGGACCCGGATGATCATCTATGGGAAGTTTCCTATATGGATCTAAGTAGCTTTCCTACGCAAGAATAGAATACATTTGTCAGTGCCTTCCTATTAACAGGGAGGCACTTTTTGCGTTCATATATCCCAATAACATATGGTGTAATTTACCTTTTTACTATATGATAAGTGTCGATTCATGTATAAATAGCATAGTATACATACGTTCTTTTTGATGGAGGGATCAGGGTGTATTGTCACGTATGTGGGACCAAAAGCAATCCAGGGGACAGCACATGTAGAAAGTGTAGAACGAAATTAAAAGATTCAAGCTCTACAGATGAACAGATTTGGGCAGAAACAGCAGTTGGTCTGGAAAGTGGAACGGGCAAAGCATTAGATCAGTTATCCAGACAGCATCAGTCTGCACCGAAGCAGAGCAACACGGCACAAGGCCGAGCATTTAGCTGGATTATTCCACTGCTTCTGGCAGCGGTGATGGGGGCCTTGTTGACTTATTATTACAAGCAGGAGATGGGCATCAATGCGGAGGTAAAAACACTGCATCAACAGGCGGAGCAGGCCGCCTTGGAGGGAAAATATCAAGAGGCGCTTCAACTTCTGGACTCGGCTCTTGCGAAACGGCCAAATGTTGATGGACTTGTGCAGGATCGCCAAATTACAGCCAAAGCCTTCAATCTAATGAATCAGCTGAACGAAGCTGCGACAAGTTTGAAAACGGGAAAACTTGCTGCAGGTGACAAGACACTTCAGGCTGTAGTGAAAGTGTTGAAAGAGCGAGAAGAACCGGTATTTGCCAAGGTACGTACGACTCTAAACAACAACAAGGTGACACTGGCTGTCCTGAAGGTAAAGAAAGAAATCGATAGTTTGACAACCGTACAGGCACTTGCTGAGAAATTGGACACGGTATCGAAATTGAAAGGCAAGGAAGCAGAGGCGGTTCAGAAACAAATCATCGACAAGCTGGCTGGCCTTAGCTATAAGCAAGCTGAACAGCAAGTGAAGAAAAAGGATTTTACGGCTGCATTGCAAACCGTTGATCTGGGACTGTCCTACGCGCCCGAGGATGACAAACTGACAGCATATCGCGAACGGGTGCTGAGTGAGAAGAAGGCTTTTGAAAAAGCAGAAGCCGAACGAATTCAACTTGCTGAGCAACAAGCGGCAGAAGAAGACCTGAAAAACCGCACAGCAGCGGTGAGTATTGTAGACGTAGAAGCGACGCTTGATATGTATGGCGATCTGTATATAAGCGGCTCAATCGTGAATAATGCCACTCGTCCTATCTCTTCCGTGACGGTTATGCTGGACATCTACAGCTCAGACGGGGCATATCTCGGTCAAACCTATGCGGATGTGTATCCAAGCTGGCTTGATGTAGGGGATCAGGGATTTTTTGAAACGTATTATTACGGTGTGTACGAGGAAGCTGAAGTTTCTGTAGTGAACGCAACGTGGTATCTGGAATAGGAGGACAGGTTGGAATGGCCAAACGAACATGGAGTACGATTATATCCAGTGCAATTATTATTGGAGCGGGAGCAGGAGGGGTGTTCTGGATTCATCAGTATTCAGCAGATCAACTGCAGGATGGACCAAGACTGGCTGTTGTCACTACGAAGGAAACGGCAACCACAGCGTCTAAACCGTCCTCCCAGACAGCCGTGAAGAAAACACGTAAACAGATTATTGAAGAGAGTCAGAAGAAAGTGGTTACGATTGAGAGCAGCAGCGGACTGGGTTCCGGTTTTCTCTACAATGATCAGGGGGATGTGGTAACTAATGCTCACGTGGTGGAGGGGTCGAAAGAAGTAACGATTCGAACCCTGAATCATGAGGAGTATAAGGGAACCGTTATCGGGATTGGAGAAGAGACGGATGTTGCTGTCGTCAGGGTGCCTGATCTGAAAAAAGTTAAACCGCTACCTATCGCCAAATCCAAAGCGGAGACGGGTGATGAGATTCTCGCTCTGGGTAGTCCGCTGGGTCTGGAGAACACCGTAACTACAGGCATTATCAGCGGAGTTGGCCGCAGCTTCGAAATTGCCCCGTATATCTATAGTAATCTGTATCAAATCTCGGCGCCTATTACACACGGCAACAGCGGTGGCCCACTGATCAGTGCAGAAACCGGTGAAGTATTGGGCATTAATTCAGCCGTTGTGGAGCAGGAAGGTGGAATTGGGTTCAGCATTCCTATCACTAGTGTATTGAAGCAGGTCCAGGCCTGGTCTGAGAAAC
This window of the Paenibacillus marchantiae genome carries:
- a CDS encoding class I SAM-dependent methyltransferase, whose amino-acid sequence is MKKKMDYTTFYERIGQLNGWDFSSLKVTSEGIEWNFYEEVIRCTEPSDLLLDIGTGGGEAVLSISNAALLLVGIDLSRGMIETAQRNLKASGSRSNVRFVHMNAEQLTFPDQFFNVVSSRHCDFCATEVFRVLADGGVFLTQQVSEHDKCNISKAFDRGQSLGVQPGTLMERYKRELREAGFRDIEAHEYNATEYYATPDDLLFLLTHAPIIPGFGEKESDLEHFQQFVEQNRCDKGIRTNSARFMLTARK
- a CDS encoding VOC family protein, whose amino-acid sequence is MAVRAKQIFVNLPVKDLKRSVDFFTKVGFEFNVNFTDESATCMIIGDNIYAMLLVEDRFQSFISKKISNAADTAEVIVALSVESREQVDLIVQAALDAGGKPYNDPQDHGFMYGWSFQDPDDHLWEVSYMDLSSFPTQE
- a CDS encoding FxLYD domain-containing protein; the encoded protein is MYCHVCGTKSNPGDSTCRKCRTKLKDSSSTDEQIWAETAVGLESGTGKALDQLSRQHQSAPKQSNTAQGRAFSWIIPLLLAAVMGALLTYYYKQEMGINAEVKTLHQQAEQAALEGKYQEALQLLDSALAKRPNVDGLVQDRQITAKAFNLMNQLNEAATSLKTGKLAAGDKTLQAVVKVLKEREEPVFAKVRTTLNNNKVTLAVLKVKKEIDSLTTVQALAEKLDTVSKLKGKEAEAVQKQIIDKLAGLSYKQAEQQVKKKDFTAALQTVDLGLSYAPEDDKLTAYRERVLSEKKAFEKAEAERIQLAEQQAAEEDLKNRTAAVSIVDVEATLDMYGDLYISGSIVNNATRPISSVTVMLDIYSSDGAYLGQTYADVYPSWLDVGDQGFFETYYYGVYEEAEVSVVNATWYLE
- a CDS encoding S1C family serine protease — protein: MAKRTWSTIISSAIIIGAGAGGVFWIHQYSADQLQDGPRLAVVTTKETATTASKPSSQTAVKKTRKQIIEESQKKVVTIESSSGLGSGFLYNDQGDVVTNAHVVEGSKEVTIRTLNHEEYKGTVIGIGEETDVAVVRVPDLKKVKPLPIAKSKAETGDEILALGSPLGLENTVTTGIISGVGRSFEIAPYIYSNLYQISAPITHGNSGGPLISAETGEVLGINSAVVEQEGGIGFSIPITSVLKQVQAWSEKPSSSKTAVQTSGSQGSGADSASLEAEGLVTEFYMNLNLNDYVTAYALLGSEWQSGISYAKFREGYINTSYVTIAEVSSSDKSNDEIEVTAVITADERKDSELVTTKYKVTYQVGYENGQLKILHGQGKKVK